A single Oryza brachyantha chromosome 8, ObraRS2, whole genome shotgun sequence DNA region contains:
- the LOC102714483 gene encoding peptidyl-prolyl cis-trans isomerase CYP28, chloroplastic isoform X1 codes for MVGFTISVQQTLCVKNNLITFAGKDTSARFSTTALSGQKLKYSVGNSMVLPSSNTTATSSMAYPVSLSSLHHHPNNHHACFPPSKPNQDNTHKPIESPRISRRSLIFLPVPSLLYASSSSALDDANIPSTSAIDTTITDRIFMDFSVCPSYFRSDRTLGAELATCPDSEPLGRVIFGLYGRLLPLTTTNFKATCTSSAYRGTLVHKLLQGQFFVAGRQGPRRDKGEVQPPTGLVRNAETVDPKAFELRHTRPGTLSLCLGQNDDDDDIKLNPNYHNVEFLVTTGPGPCPELDGQNIVFGTVLEGMDVITSIATIPTYKPAERIRFFNDFAQLIGDERAQTARALWDRPLKTVYISDCGELKVTKPSLSPPSLP; via the exons ATGGTGGGCTTTACAATTTCAGTTCAGCAAACGTTATGTGtcaaaaataatcttattacATTTGCAGGTAAGGATACTAGCGCTAGATTTTCTACTACTGCTTTATCAGGACAAAAACTGAAGTATTCAGTTGGCAACAGTATGGTGTTGCCTTCATCAAATACCACGGCTACTTCTTCTATGGCTTACCCTGTTTCTCTTAGcagcctccaccaccaccccaaCAACCACCATGCTTGTTTTCCTCCCTcaaaaccaaaccaagacaataCTCATAAACCTATTGAATCCCCTAGAATTTCAAGACGATCTCTCATCTTCCTCCCTGTCCCTTCTCTTCTCTATGCTTCATCCTCCTCTGCCCTTGATGATGCAAACATTCCATCCACTTCCGCCATTGATACCACCATCACAGATCGGATCTTCATGGACTTCAGTGTCTGTCCTAGCTACTTTCGCTCTGACCGCACTTTAGGAGCTGAGCTTGCTACATGTCCTGATTCTGAACCTCTTGGTCGTGTAATTTTTGGTTTGTATGGTCGGCTCCTCCCCCTCACTACTACCAACTTCAAAGCTACTTGCACTTCTTCTGCATACCGGGGAACACTTGTCCACAAGCTCCTCCAGGGCCAGTTCTTCGTTGCTGGCCGACAAGGTCCTCGTCGTGACAAGGGCGAGGTCCAACCTCCCACTGGCCTTGTGAGAAATGCTGAAACTGTTGACCCTAAAGCATTTGAACTAAGGCACACAAGACCTGGCACTCTCTCGTTGTGCCTTGGACAGaatgatgacgatgatgacATCAAGCTCAATCCTAATTATCACAATGTTGAATTCTTGGTTACTACTGGACCAGGGCCCTGCCCAGAGCTTGATGGACAGAACATTGTCTTTGGAACTGTATTGGAAG GAATGGATGTTATAACGAGCATTGCAACCATCCCTACCTATAAACCAGCTGAAAGGATCCGCTTCTTCAACGATTTTGCCCAGCTGATTGGCGATGAAAGAGCTCAAACTGCTCGAGCTCTGTGGGATCGCCCGCTAAAAACCGTCTACATCAGTGACTGTGGAGAGCTGAAAGTGACCAAACCATCACTTTCCCCTCCTAGTCTGCCATAG
- the LOC102714483 gene encoding peptidyl-prolyl cis-trans isomerase CYP28, chloroplastic isoform X2 gives MVLPSSNTTATSSMAYPVSLSSLHHHPNNHHACFPPSKPNQDNTHKPIESPRISRRSLIFLPVPSLLYASSSSALDDANIPSTSAIDTTITDRIFMDFSVCPSYFRSDRTLGAELATCPDSEPLGRVIFGLYGRLLPLTTTNFKATCTSSAYRGTLVHKLLQGQFFVAGRQGPRRDKGEVQPPTGLVRNAETVDPKAFELRHTRPGTLSLCLGQNDDDDDIKLNPNYHNVEFLVTTGPGPCPELDGQNIVFGTVLEGMDVITSIATIPTYKPAERIRFFNDFAQLIGDERAQTARALWDRPLKTVYISDCGELKVTKPSLSPPSLP, from the exons ATGGTGTTGCCTTCATCAAATACCACGGCTACTTCTTCTATGGCTTACCCTGTTTCTCTTAGcagcctccaccaccaccccaaCAACCACCATGCTTGTTTTCCTCCCTcaaaaccaaaccaagacaataCTCATAAACCTATTGAATCCCCTAGAATTTCAAGACGATCTCTCATCTTCCTCCCTGTCCCTTCTCTTCTCTATGCTTCATCCTCCTCTGCCCTTGATGATGCAAACATTCCATCCACTTCCGCCATTGATACCACCATCACAGATCGGATCTTCATGGACTTCAGTGTCTGTCCTAGCTACTTTCGCTCTGACCGCACTTTAGGAGCTGAGCTTGCTACATGTCCTGATTCTGAACCTCTTGGTCGTGTAATTTTTGGTTTGTATGGTCGGCTCCTCCCCCTCACTACTACCAACTTCAAAGCTACTTGCACTTCTTCTGCATACCGGGGAACACTTGTCCACAAGCTCCTCCAGGGCCAGTTCTTCGTTGCTGGCCGACAAGGTCCTCGTCGTGACAAGGGCGAGGTCCAACCTCCCACTGGCCTTGTGAGAAATGCTGAAACTGTTGACCCTAAAGCATTTGAACTAAGGCACACAAGACCTGGCACTCTCTCGTTGTGCCTTGGACAGaatgatgacgatgatgacATCAAGCTCAATCCTAATTATCACAATGTTGAATTCTTGGTTACTACTGGACCAGGGCCCTGCCCAGAGCTTGATGGACAGAACATTGTCTTTGGAACTGTATTGGAAG GAATGGATGTTATAACGAGCATTGCAACCATCCCTACCTATAAACCAGCTGAAAGGATCCGCTTCTTCAACGATTTTGCCCAGCTGATTGGCGATGAAAGAGCTCAAACTGCTCGAGCTCTGTGGGATCGCCCGCTAAAAACCGTCTACATCAGTGACTGTGGAGAGCTGAAAGTGACCAAACCATCACTTTCCCCTCCTAGTCTGCCATAG